One Methylophilus sp. TWE2 DNA segment encodes these proteins:
- a CDS encoding glycosyltransferase 61 family protein, producing MQEIKAAMFELNTVGETVAKHHAIEILPASTYTTPAIPMYGEPCANPLVQRSHTLTHPPVYMAEVNNYKIIGGCAFPIIDDKCVKPQMFAASTWETWEQAKGNALIKDNLIAYRGLIGHIKIDEKVINLCGNGSFNYAHWMTEFLPQLVLLKQSGLDLAEYKVLVFEKSFSSMLEALYMLGFSQSQLIPIKNLCFYEFTQAQWVSPVSNVVFQRPNANSVGKNEEELASPSQALFHPEVIKKTRNTFLNLANVKNKENQPEKIFIKRTPGGKKSTRLVVNELEIQQLLENNGFVTIDPSLLDFESQISVFSNAKIIVSPSGAALVNMLWAPEGAELVVLMNNSQVVNYWYFSNIAKILGHQLCYVLGKTVQTGNWIDINHADFEIDQNELIKVINTFGKAKQNDNANTINVKKIRVLLTIQHASVWPSLKSVYIALKKSPGIEVKVIKSPFIHVAEDQFKQLNELDELFKKENITLETLAENLVYSFKPHLIFLQNPYDSTRVKLLHSHNLHSLGIRTAYVPYGIEMGGGAENIQNQFSTDVQKQAWRVFLRSNRNKAMYARHCAIGDAHTVVTGHPKFDSQQDFVSYPISAQLKTKIAGRKVVLWSPHFSVGLPASWSTYRIYNQMIMQQVEARPDVFFIIRPHPLFFKEMLRQQVWNESGEVEFRKLCAEKDNLWLDENADCMESFAASNAIMTDVGSFLLEYLPTKNPIMYLHHPEGFGLNDDGDLVDHYYRANLPEDIPPFIDMVSKGQDPMREERIGVTDEYLFGLDGKAGQRIADYIVEELSKELSETEWHPNPLSEEALQNKTNHYWKNAPSTLNAPPVFYELKDKAFKEALSLLPTLDYAIDLGCGEGRYTLPLSKKCKQLDALDISPKLIHVANKRKQKFNILNVSFVNTSYQEMQLKKQPDLFSCSDLTSSIIDNLDFAKLMHAIKTNLTEQGFLLLSDQFSLTQEDHTIQAPSGLVTKIRSLELFKNFMASLGLSIVSEATISESVAHGMTARLYLFRFSK from the coding sequence ATGCAAGAAATCAAAGCCGCAATGTTTGAGTTAAACACCGTTGGTGAAACGGTGGCCAAGCACCATGCAATAGAGATTTTGCCCGCCTCAACCTACACAACCCCCGCGATTCCAATGTACGGTGAGCCGTGTGCCAACCCCTTGGTGCAACGAAGTCATACTCTGACTCATCCGCCTGTTTATATGGCTGAAGTGAATAATTACAAAATAATTGGCGGATGTGCGTTTCCAATCATTGACGATAAGTGCGTGAAACCGCAGATGTTTGCTGCAAGCACATGGGAGACTTGGGAGCAGGCAAAAGGTAATGCTTTAATTAAAGATAATTTAATCGCTTACAGAGGTTTGATTGGTCATATCAAAATAGATGAAAAAGTTATTAACCTGTGCGGCAACGGCTCATTCAACTATGCGCATTGGATGACAGAGTTTTTACCTCAGCTAGTTTTACTTAAACAGTCAGGATTAGATTTAGCTGAATATAAAGTACTGGTTTTCGAGAAGTCATTTTCAAGTATGCTCGAAGCGCTATATATGTTGGGCTTTAGTCAATCTCAATTAATCCCTATAAAAAATTTATGCTTTTATGAATTTACCCAAGCTCAATGGGTCAGCCCCGTCTCTAACGTCGTATTCCAAAGACCAAATGCCAATTCAGTGGGCAAAAACGAAGAAGAACTTGCCAGCCCATCCCAAGCACTTTTTCATCCTGAGGTCATAAAGAAAACCCGGAATACGTTTTTAAATCTGGCCAATGTCAAAAACAAAGAAAACCAACCAGAAAAAATATTTATTAAACGTACGCCCGGCGGTAAAAAAAGTACCCGGCTCGTGGTTAATGAGTTAGAGATTCAGCAGCTATTAGAAAACAACGGCTTTGTAACGATTGATCCAAGTTTATTGGATTTTGAATCGCAAATAAGTGTTTTTAGTAATGCCAAAATTATTGTTTCGCCCTCTGGGGCGGCATTAGTTAACATGCTTTGGGCCCCCGAAGGTGCTGAATTGGTTGTTTTAATGAACAACTCCCAAGTAGTTAACTATTGGTATTTTAGTAACATCGCCAAAATTTTAGGACATCAGCTTTGTTATGTGCTTGGTAAAACGGTGCAAACAGGTAACTGGATAGATATCAACCACGCTGATTTTGAAATCGATCAGAATGAATTAATAAAGGTAATCAATACTTTCGGCAAAGCAAAGCAAAACGATAACGCAAACACTATAAATGTTAAAAAAATAAGAGTATTACTCACCATTCAACATGCCTCAGTTTGGCCATCTCTGAAAAGTGTTTATATTGCGCTCAAAAAAAGCCCAGGGATTGAAGTCAAAGTTATAAAGTCGCCATTTATTCATGTAGCTGAAGATCAATTCAAACAACTAAATGAATTGGATGAATTGTTTAAGAAAGAAAATATAACCCTGGAAACCTTAGCTGAAAATCTTGTTTACTCTTTTAAGCCGCATTTGATATTTTTACAAAATCCCTATGACTCAACCCGTGTAAAACTTTTGCACAGTCACAATCTACATAGTTTAGGTATCAGAACAGCCTATGTTCCATATGGTATTGAAATGGGAGGGGGGGCTGAAAACATTCAAAATCAATTTAGCACAGACGTACAAAAACAAGCATGGCGAGTGTTCCTTCGCTCTAATAGAAACAAAGCCATGTACGCCAGACACTGTGCAATAGGGGATGCTCACACAGTAGTTACAGGCCATCCTAAGTTTGATAGCCAACAAGACTTCGTCAGTTATCCTATTTCAGCACAACTAAAAACAAAAATTGCAGGGCGAAAAGTCGTTTTATGGTCACCACATTTTTCTGTTGGGTTGCCTGCCAGTTGGTCAACGTATCGCATTTATAACCAAATGATTATGCAACAGGTTGAAGCGAGACCTGATGTGTTTTTCATTATTCGCCCACACCCTTTGTTTTTTAAAGAAATGTTGCGCCAACAAGTTTGGAACGAGTCAGGTGAGGTTGAATTTAGAAAACTGTGTGCTGAAAAAGATAATCTTTGGCTAGATGAAAATGCTGACTGTATGGAGTCTTTCGCAGCTTCAAACGCCATCATGACAGATGTAGGATCATTCTTGTTGGAATATTTACCTACAAAAAATCCAATCATGTACTTACACCACCCAGAAGGTTTTGGCTTAAATGATGATGGTGATTTGGTAGACCACTATTATCGCGCTAATTTACCCGAAGATATTCCACCGTTTATTGACATGGTTTCTAAAGGGCAAGACCCCATGCGTGAAGAGCGTATAGGCGTGACCGATGAATATTTATTTGGCTTGGATGGCAAAGCCGGGCAACGGATTGCGGATTACATTGTGGAAGAATTAAGCAAAGAACTCAGCGAAACAGAATGGCACCCTAACCCACTCAGTGAAGAAGCGTTGCAAAACAAAACCAATCACTATTGGAAAAATGCGCCAAGCACGCTTAATGCACCGCCAGTATTTTATGAGCTAAAAGACAAAGCCTTTAAGGAAGCCTTGTCATTGTTACCTACGCTAGATTACGCCATTGATTTAGGCTGTGGCGAAGGCAGATATACCTTGCCATTAAGCAAAAAATGCAAACAGCTAGACGCATTAGATATTTCACCCAAACTGATTCATGTAGCCAATAAACGTAAACAAAAATTTAATATCCTCAACGTTTCTTTTGTGAATACCAGCTACCAAGAAATGCAGTTAAAAAAACAGCCCGACTTGTTTAGTTGCAGCGATTTAACCTCTAGCATTATTGATAACCTTGACTTTGCAAAACTAATGCATGCAATCAAAACAAACTTAACCGAGCAGGGCTTTTTATTATTATCTGACCAATTTTCACTCACCCAAGAAGACCACACTATTCAAGCACCAAGCGGGTTAGTCACCAAAATTCGAAGTTTGGAATTGTTTAAAAATTTTATGGCAAGCTTGGGGTTGAGTATTGTTTCTGAAGCGACAATCAGTGAGAGTGTGGCGCATGGGATGACGGCTAGATTGTATTTGTTTAGATTTAGTAAATGA
- a CDS encoding glycosyltransferase family A protein, with amino-acid sequence MITTLIPAYKPTFIDELLHSLATQTYKQFKVIVSDDSPDGIVTQVIQSKQLSQLTQQLNVTVIRGPQQGGYSNIFNLVRNYANSSDYFHILLDDDVIYPTFYETHIREHQKSNALVSVSARWNANKQGQPFALTMDYATSKAFEQDFSAANIAHHLVSKGTNKLGEYSHAVYRSEAAKLILDPSIHGISYFGIDDMGSFIHACIKQAGIWIPAPLGFFRVHGEQNTQNTQNDSIKCSHYAWIALGIASYEQAWISETQLWGLITKIKSKVQMRFSQDRLGITMLNLFNSHTHYSSNFKDAFLALWNAYLKEIKVQEIIDGDLTIKLL; translated from the coding sequence ATGATCACAACCTTAATTCCTGCTTATAAACCCACATTTATCGATGAGTTGCTTCATTCGTTAGCTACTCAAACCTATAAGCAATTTAAAGTCATCGTGTCGGATGACAGCCCAGATGGCATTGTGACTCAGGTTATACAAAGCAAACAGCTTAGTCAGCTGACTCAGCAACTCAATGTGACGGTGATAAGAGGCCCCCAGCAGGGCGGATACAGCAATATATTCAACCTCGTTAGAAACTATGCCAACAGCAGTGACTATTTTCACATCCTGCTGGATGATGATGTGATTTATCCTACCTTTTATGAAACACACATCCGCGAACATCAAAAATCGAATGCACTTGTTTCTGTCAGCGCCCGCTGGAACGCCAACAAGCAAGGGCAGCCCTTTGCGCTAACCATGGATTACGCAACAAGCAAAGCCTTTGAGCAGGACTTTAGTGCAGCAAACATCGCCCACCACCTGGTTTCAAAGGGAACAAATAAGCTGGGTGAATATAGCCATGCAGTTTATAGAAGTGAGGCGGCAAAACTTATTCTTGACCCAAGCATTCATGGTATCAGCTACTTTGGTATCGACGATATGGGTAGCTTTATTCATGCCTGTATAAAACAAGCTGGCATTTGGATACCTGCTCCGCTGGGTTTTTTTAGAGTTCATGGTGAGCAAAATACCCAAAACACCCAAAACGACTCTATTAAATGCTCTCATTACGCCTGGATCGCGCTAGGCATAGCCTCTTATGAGCAAGCCTGGATTTCAGAAACACAGCTTTGGGGGTTGATTACTAAAATCAAGTCTAAAGTACAAATGCGCTTTAGCCAGGACAGGTTGGGTATCACCATGCTCAACCTTTTCAACAGTCATACTCACTATAGTTCAAACTTTAAAGATGCCTTTTTAGCACTTTGGAACGCGTATTTGAAAGAAATTAAAGTACAAGAAATTATCGACGGTGACTTAACCATAAAACTTTTATAA
- a CDS encoding acyltransferase: MNATIHPTTDCQSQLIGEGTTIWQFCVILANAVIGKDCNINAHCLIEGGAVIGDRVTIKSGNYIWNGITLEDDVFVGPNVTFTNDKYPKSKNKNFALLKTTVKKGASIGGGAVILPGITIGAGAVVGAGSVVTKDVPDGITVIGNPAKSI; encoded by the coding sequence ATGAACGCAACAATCCACCCAACGACTGATTGCCAAAGCCAACTCATTGGAGAAGGCACCACCATTTGGCAATTTTGCGTGATTTTAGCAAATGCTGTCATAGGCAAAGATTGCAACATCAATGCACATTGCTTGATTGAAGGCGGCGCAGTCATAGGCGATAGAGTCACCATTAAAAGCGGAAACTACATTTGGAACGGCATTACGTTGGAAGATGATGTGTTTGTTGGCCCGAATGTTACTTTTACTAACGACAAGTATCCAAAGTCTAAAAATAAAAACTTTGCACTACTCAAAACCACCGTTAAAAAAGGGGCCAGTATAGGCGGCGGTGCTGTGATATTGCCAGGCATCACGATTGGTGCTGGCGCAGTAGTTGGCGCAGGATCAGTCGTGACCAAAGATGTGCCAGATGGCATAACAGTGATTGGTAACCCTGCAAAATCAATTTAG